The following are encoded together in the Humulus lupulus chromosome 5, drHumLupu1.1, whole genome shotgun sequence genome:
- the LOC133779112 gene encoding uncharacterized protein LOC133779112 has product MRQQQNPMRQPDTQSDVLNQFMTETRSSIRNLENQIGQLATLMANRAQGNLPSTTEVNPKEECQAITLRSGKKYEEPSVEQSDEDKVQDQQAQGTVEKKQGENKVTEYLPTKEATPQVSIDHHIKIPYPQRLHKNNLDKQFSKFLEIFKKLHINIPFAEALEQMPMYVKFIKDILAKKRKLEEYETVALTEECSAILQKKLPRKLKDPGSFNIPCSIGGSVETKALCDLGASLNLMPLSIFRRLKLGEARPTTVSLQMDDRSIKHPRGVIDDVLVRVGKFIFPADFIILDMEEDANIPII; this is encoded by the coding sequence ATGCGACAACAACAGAATCCTATGAGACAACCTGATACCCAGTCTGATGTGCTTAATCAATTCATGACTGAAACGCGGTCTTCTATTAGAAATTTGGAGAACCAGATTGGGCAATTGGCTACTCTTATGGCAAACCGTGCTCAAGGTAACCTTCCTAGCACCACTGAAGTCAATCCAAAAGAAGAGTGCCAGGCTATTACATTGAGAAGTGGGAAGAAATATGAAGAGCCAAGTGTGGAGCAATCAGATGAAGACAAGGTTCAGGATCAACAAGCACAGGGCACAGTGGAAAAGAAGCAAGGTGAAAACAAGGTTACTGAATACCTCCCAACCAAAGAAGCTACACCACAAGTGAGCATAGATCACCACATCAAGATTCCCTACCCACAAAGGCTCCACAAGAACAACCTTGATAAGCAATTCTCAAAGTTCCTTGAAATATTCAAGAAACTACATATCAATATCCCATTTGCGGAGGCCTTGGAGCAAATGCCAATGTATGTTAAATTCATTAAGGATATTTTGGCCAAGAAAAGGAAGTTGGAGGAATATGAGACAGtagcacttactgaggagtgcagtgcaATCTTGCAGAAGAAACTACCTCGCAAGCTTAAAGATCCAGGTAGTTTCAATATTCCATGTTCTATAGGGGGCTCAGTCGAAACAaaagctttatgtgatttaggggcaagtttgaatctaatgcctctatctaTTTTTCGAAGGCTAAAATTGGGAGAAGCTCGCCCTACAACAGTTTCCTTACAGATGGATGATCGCTCCATTAAACATCCTCGTGGAGTGATAGATGATGTCTTGGTGAGGGTGGGTAAATTTATTTTCCCCGCTGATTTCATAATTCTTGACATGGAGGAAGATGCAAACATTCCCATTATTTAG